Genomic window (Nitrospiraceae bacterium):
AGTGCCGTAGTCGAGCGCATGGTCTTCAACCATTATTGCAAGCCTTTTTTCTGAAGGATTCATCGAAGGACCTTTGGGTATTGCCCATGATTTAAGGACTCCGTCCATTTCGAGCCTGAAATCAAAATGCAGATGACTTGCATGATGTTCATGAACTACAAATTTAGGCATTAAACTCCTTTATGGCTCGCCATTTTTAAAAGTTATCATTAATCAGATTTATTGTCAAAGCTTTTATATTAAAAATAATTACGCTATTAACCTTAAACTTGTAAAAATATTCTTGACAAAAAATCTAAAATCATATAACAATATAGTTATATGAAAAAAACTGTAACATTATATAAGCTTTTGGGGGATGAAACAAGGCTGAGAGTTTTGACGCTCCTTACTAGAAAAGAACTCTGCGTATGCCAACTAGTGGGAGTTCTCGGCACATCGCAGCCTTTAATATCCAGAAACCTATCGCTTCTAAGAAATGCAGGGTTTTTAGACGAACGCAGAGAAGGCAAAATGATTATTTATTCTATGAAGAAAAAACCTTCTGAAATAATTTTTGAGATATTAAAGATAACAAAAAAACACCTTAATAAAAACAGAACTTTTATAAATGACTTGGGATTACTCAGAGAATGCACTGAGTATAATAAAAAAACAGGCAAATGCAGTATGAAAGAATTTCTTGAATACATGAAGAAGAAGCGGAGAAAAAATGCTCGAAAAACATAGCAAAAAAAGAACAAAATTACAGTCGCTCACATGGGTAGGACTGCCTCTTATTGTAATCGGAGGATGGTTTTATCCCATATTGGGATATTTCCTTATAGGATGCATGATAGGTGGAATTGGAATAGCCTTTTACAAAGGCAGAGCTTGGTGCGACTGGATGTGTCCAAGAGGAAGCTTCTATGATCTTTTGATAAAAAAAACGAGCAGAGGGACTAAAATCCCGAAATTTTTAAAAGACATGCGTCTAAGAATAGCTGTTCTTGTTACATTAATAACAGTTCTTGGAGCGCAAATATACTCTGCATATCCTGACATAAAAGAGATGGGACTTGCTATGGTAAAGGTATTGTCAATAACAACGATAATAGGGATTACCATCGGAATATTTTACCATCAGCGCGCATGGTGCTATATATGCCCCGTAGGAACAATAAGCAACAGCGTCTCTGATGGGAAAAACCTGCTGAACGTGAAATCATCGTGCATCGACTGCAAGATCTGCTCAAAAGTATGTCCTATGCAGATCAAACCATATAAATATAAAAACCAAGGCAT
Coding sequences:
- a CDS encoding metalloregulator ArsR/SmtB family transcription factor; protein product: MKKTVTLYKLLGDETRLRVLTLLTRKELCVCQLVGVLGTSQPLISRNLSLLRNAGFLDERREGKMIIYSMKKKPSEIIFEILKITKKHLNKNRTFINDLGLLRECTEYNKKTGKCSMKEFLEYMKKKRRKNARKT
- a CDS encoding 4Fe-4S binding protein encodes the protein MLEKHSKKRTKLQSLTWVGLPLIVIGGWFYPILGYFLIGCMIGGIGIAFYKGRAWCDWMCPRGSFYDLLIKKTSRGTKIPKFLKDMRLRIAVLVTLITVLGAQIYSAYPDIKEMGLAMVKVLSITTIIGITIGIFYHQRAWCYICPVGTISNSVSDGKNLLNVKSSCIDCKICSKVCPMQIKPYKYKNQGIMENNDCIKCSTCVAACPKRSLEFRDEIKKAA